The DNA region TTATATCTCAATATAAGAGTATAAGAATGTAAGTTATTACAAGAACATTTGAAACCAAACATGAAAAATGCAACTTTTTAAGAAGATTACGAAGTTTATTTCCAGCATTAATGTGGTTGAAGCAAGCACTAAAGTTGGAGTTAAATTGCTAAGagtatataaattaaatgatgTGCAcgaaatttatttggaaaaaattaacaataatctCATGGTCAAATATTCTCCATATCTCCATTTAGAATAAAGATTTCAAGATCATGGAACCTAGCTTTTCATATGCATGCATAAGGCAATATTCTTAAAAGAATCTCAATATTTGGACCATATCTTGTAAATCACCTAAAATTTTAGCATCTTGGAACCTATAAATAAGGGCATTCCCAAGGCTTGAAGGGTGATACTCATGAAATTCTCTCCCCCTTTCCATCAAAATTTCTTGTTCTCTTCCATCTCAAAGGCGGCCATAATATAACTAGAAGCGAGGGAGAATGAGTTTTTAAGGTATCATCTACTTGAAACTCgagtttgtattttttaattttcatctttctagttatttatatgtatttgtttTGCTTATATCTTGTTTTGATTAAAACCCAATGTAGAttcttatttattgttatttcaTTAGTCTAGTTATGGTTTGCTTGGCATATTAGTTGTGGTTGCCtacgaaaagaaaaaaaaaactgtggtTAATTTACCCCTTTTGAATGTTTGCTTATGCTTGGACAACATACTTGCAAGATTAGCGATCGCTATTTGTCTTCCCAAAAAGTTTGAATCCCCAACTTCAAAGGTTTCTGGTCTTAAGCTTTGATTCGACAGAACATTTGAAAacatgtaaatcatggtaattcaGATAAATACAGAGACTAGACATTTGCTTATTACACACAAGAAATTTCTCACTTTGAGAAATTGCTTCTACACTGTTGCTGGTGAGACCATTAGTAGAAATTGCTATTTGTCATTTTTAAGTCTTAAAATTAAACTTATGCATATTTTGTTACTGTAGCAATGATGACTAGTGCCATGTCATTAAAGTTAATGATTGTCTTTGTCTTTAATTATACCAAGTTtaaagatataaaaataaataaattaattaaacaaaattgagATACATGAACTGAATTGGcaacattacatatataatgtGAATGTTGCAGACACTTTGGCAAATAAGTTTCAATTAGTTTAAATAGACTTAATTTTAGTTTGTCTaactaatgattttttttttgttttgtttttaacgGGTGTTTTGTTAGAGAGAATTACGATTTCGTTCCCACTTAATTTTACATAATTCTGAAATCAAGCAAATTCCTTTTTTGCTcagagagaattgcaattctgggAAATTGAAATTCTCTCATTTTTATGAAATTAGAATCTCATGCCTTCGCTTAgtatttcaattccatggagtttaggaagaaaaaaaaataacgttTAGACGAAATTATCCTTCtctttttaacaaaaaattgatGTTTTACCTCTCTCTTTCGATTATAGtgtgtcttcttcttctactctcaACACAGAACAACAATCAGTAGTCTAACctcaatcaaatatgttttctcaaaagtctcttatctattttattgctttagTTATGCAATTCTAGAGTTTATTTACAGAGTgttacataaattttcaaaaacgaaATTTGAATTTGGTCATTTAGGATTAatccctttcaattcccatttAGGATACATAtttataacaacaataataataataagtatgggcattttggactttatagtaattattccctttcaattcccatgtataccaaacattggaattcaAATTTTCAGTAATTCTATTCCTGCAAGCTAAACAATGGAATTTAAGTTACTactttattccacatcattcatcttccatggaattgcaattcctttcccacgTAATTTtctccctccaaccaaacacaccgtAAGTTCAAAATTGATCttacttatttatatatttattttttgggtgacgagagaAGCCCACAATCACTACTCAATGGTGTGTATTGAGTAAACTTTGCATTATACAATCACAACGGTGGCGGAAAGTCAAGGACAATCAGTGACTGTCCCATCCGCCACTTTTGTACAACAGTGGCGAAAAGTCAATTTTGCACTAGTGTGTAACCCTAATCGGTAAAGGATCACAGGGACATAACCCAGCCTAGGTTAATCATAGTTGACCAATTCAAATCCAGAAGGTCAATAAGTCACTTCAATTGAGGATCAAACTTGGAATATTGTGATTACTAAGGTATCAATCCGACCCACTTAATCATATTTATTTCTCTAACTGTAAAAAATGTTTCATTTTTAGTCACAAATGTTTAGATTGAACTGCGGAAGCTAAACCTTGTCAATTTTTAACTcaagaataaaaagtaaaaaatgtaataatcaatggaataaaactaaatttaatttaattcaccAATACTAAGTCTTTCTCTCGCCTCCTTCGCGAGCCGTTCTTCGCTTTTTAGGGTTTTGGTTTTTCTTGCTTTTTGTCTATGGCGTCCGACGATTCTGCTGCAATCTCGCACATGTGTGCGAACCTTACACTTGCTGATGTTGATGCGGAGGATGTATCTGTGCATTTACCTAACGTCCAGATTAACACATGCGAAGGGGAACCAGCGTACTATGCAGTAGGCCGACTCGTTACCAACAGATCAGTCAAATTCCTGTTTTTTCAAGATACAATGGCCTCGGTTTGGCAACCAGCCATGGGAGTTACGATGAGGCAACTTCAACCACAGCGGTTCTTGATCCGTTTCTACCATGAAACTGATCTCAATAGAGCGCTAGCTGACGGACCATGGACGTATGAACAGAACTTGCTAATCATGCAGAAGTTGTGCCCGGAAGATGATCCAGAAACGATGCCTCTGAACTTTGCTGAATTCTGGATCCAGATACACTCTTTGCCTATTGGTCTTCGATCGGCAGTGGTAGTCTCGGCAATAGGAGGTTTTTTGGGATCCTTGGTCCAAACTGATGAGAAGAATTTTGATGGTTCTATGAGAATGTACTATCGAGTTCGAGTATCAATCGACATCACCAAACCGTTGAAGAAACAGATGAAGTTGAAAAAAGACAACGGTACATGGGTTTTTGTTGATTTTAAATATGAGAGATTGCCAACTTTTTGTTTTATCTGTGGTGTAATTGGTCATGGTGACAGAGTATGCCCGAAGATTGCACAAGGTTTTGATGTGAAGTCTGAAAAACCCTATGGTGTATGGTGGCTACGCGCGGGTTCGCGGAGAGGTGTACCTACAGCAGGTCAAAAGTGGGTTGCTCCAGAACTGGATAGTGCTCGCAAGGATTGGAGAGCGCCTGGTATGGATGATATTGAAAAGCCAGTTGCGAACACTAGTAGCAGACCAAATATGGATGTAAATGTTAGCCGTGAACTTTCAGTTGCAAATATGGTCTCTAGTGATGACTTACCAGATGTTGTAGTGGCTGACTTTAAGAGGAAGAGGGGTGATGTTGCCAGTACTTCAGAAACTTTGAATGAGACAGCTATGGAATGTGACATGATTGGTTCAAAAAACGGGCAGAAGGCCGGTCTTGCTTCGCAAGCCCGCCAAGAATTATGAGTTTCATGTCTTGGAATTGCCGGGGGCTTGGCAACCAAACGGCAATTCGAGTTTTGGCGGATCTTATCCGCACTAAGAGGCCGACAGTAGTTTTTTTAATGGAAACTTTCGTTGATAAGCAGAGAATGGAGACTGTGCGAGTGCAATTGGGTTTTGATAACATGTTTTCTATTGATGCTGTAGGACACAAAGGTGGTTTGGCGTTGTTGTGGTCTAACAGTGTTACTCTCCAAATTTCATCATATTCTAGTAACTTTATTGATACTATGGTCACATTAGATGTGGGAGGTCTATGTTGGCGCTTCACAGGTTTTTATGGGTTCCCTGAGAGACAAAGACGCAGGGAATCGTGGCAATTACTCAGAACATTAGCAAGTCGAAGTACTATGCCTTGGGTCATAATGGGTGACTTTAATGACCTAATGCATCAAAATGAAAAGCGCGGAAGAGCCCCTCACCCACCATGGTTGGTATCTGGATTCTGTTAAGCAGTGGCTGACAGTGGATTACAGGATTTCCCGTTTATTGGACCTCAGTTCACATGGGAACGTTCACGAGGCACGACCAACATGATTGAGGAGAAGCTAGATCGAATTCTTGTAACCGAAACCTGGCTCACTATGTTCGAAGGGGCGACTGCGAGCTCCCAGGTATGCACTTATAGTGATCATTTACCTCTGTTGCTTACACCAGTTGCTGCAGTTCATGTTACAAAACGCAAACGATTTCTATTCGACAATATGTGGTTGAGAGAGGACAAGTGTCGTGAGATTGTTGCTCAAAGCTGGGACCGAACTGTTGGGTTGGATGTTTTATCCCGTGTTGAGTGTTGTGGACAAGATATATGGAGATGGGGTAAGAACTACAACAAGGATTTTCAGCGTAAGATTGATAACTGCAAGCGAAAGATGGATTCCCTTCATTCTCGTCGAGATGCTACAGGCATGCTAGAATATGAGCACACTAAAAAAGAACTCCTTTTCCTTTTAGAGCAGCAACATCTCTTCTGGAAGCAAAGGGCGAAGGAACATTGGTATAAAGGGGGTGATTTAAACTCTAAGTTCTTCCACAATTCTGTTAAAGCAAGGAAGCGCCGTAATACGATTCGGAGGATTAAAGATGAGAACGGGGTCTGGGTTGAGAGTGAGGAGGCGGTTGGGCAGGTGATGGTTCAGTATTTTCAGAATCTGTTCGAATCTGACCAAGGAGATATGAGTGTTGTTCTTGATAATTTAACTCAGTGTATTTCAACCCAGGACAATGCTAGGCTGTTACAACCCGTGAGTATGCAGGAGGTTAAGACAGCTGTGTTCCAGATGCATCCGGATAAGTCGCCAGGACCTGATGGGTTGGGACCGGGGTTTTTTCAGCATTTTTGGGATATTGTAGGTGGAGCAGTCACCGCTTTTTGCCGAAGTTTCCTTGAGACGGCGCAGCTGCCATCGAAGGCGAATGATACTTTCATTGTTCTTATCCCAAAAAAATCAAGTCCCGAGTCAATGACTGACCTGCGACCAATTGCATTGTGCAATGTTGTGTACAAAATTGCTGCCAAAGTATGTGCAAACAGGATGAAATTATTTCTTGACAGCTTGATTTCCAGTGCACAGAGTGCTTTTGTGCCCGGGCGCCTGATAACGGATAATGTTATGCTTGCCTACAAAGTCCATCATTACCTACGACGTAAAACTCAAGGCAAAGAAGGTGTTGTAGCACTGAAGGTCGATATGAGTAAAGCCTACGACCGGGTTGAGTGGGGTTTCCTAGAGGCTGTGTTATTAAAGATGGGTTTTGATAGACGATGGGTTGACATTCTTATGGAAACTGTTCGGTCTGTCAATTACCATATTCTGTATGAGCAACGCCAAGTTGGCCCTATTATTCCTGGTAGAGGTCTGCGCCAAGGTGATCCCCTATCACCTTACTTGTTCCTATTAGTTGCTGAAGGTCTCAGTGCGTTGATTGAGAGACATATGAATATGGGTAAGTTGCATGGGATTCGTGTGTCAAGAGGAGCTCCCCCAATATCACATTTACTTTTCGCGGATGACTGTTTTCTTTTCCTTCGGGCTAATATTCAGGAAAGTGAATGCATGAAAGATATTCTTGATACATACTCTAAAGCTTCGGGACAGCAGATTAACTATGACAAATAAGCAATCTGTTTTAGTGCAAACACGCCTCAATCAGCTCGACATGAGGTAACCGAAATTCTCGGAGTGACTGAAGGGGATACCGCAGGGAAGTATTTAGGCCTTCCTTCTCTCGTTGGGAAGAAGAAGACACATATCCTGGGCTTTCTGAAGGACAAAATTCTTGCCAAGATCCGAAGCTGGAATGCCAGGTTCCTCTCGCGTGCTGGCCGAGAGGTCCTTTTAAAGAATGTTATACAAGCAATGCCGGCCTATGCGATGATGGTTTTTCTTTTGCCAATGGGGTTGTGTAAGGATATTGAGATTTTGATGAATGAATATTGGTGGACAGGCTCGGTGGGCAATGGTAAGGGACTACGGTGGAAATCTTGGGGTGGTTTAACGGCTCCAAAAGCTGCAGGAGGGATGGGCTTCAGCAAGCTAAGAGAGATGAATTTGGCTCTCTTAGGTAAACAAGCTTGGCGTTTGGTCACCAAACCGACGTCACTAGTTGCAAGAGTTTACAAAGCACGTTACTATCCTAAATGCTCTTTTTTTGATGCAGTTGAAGGAGGAAACCCGTCATATATATGGAAAGGCTTGCTAGAGGTTCAAAATGTCCTACGCTTAGGGTGTCGTCGGAGCATTGGAAACGGGCTAGACACGAAAATAGGGTCACATGCGTGGCTCCCAACCGATGAAGATCCATATGTTCATTCGCAGTTAAGTAATGACGTGAAAGAGGCACCGGTTGCGACATTATTTAATGAGCAAGGTACGGGATGGAATATAACTCATATACTGAATGTCTTTAATGAACGTGATGCAAAGTTGATTTTGAATATCCCTATTACCCTTCGTAAGCCCCCAGATTCGTGGTACTGGTATTGGGATCAGAAGGGCGATTATACTGTTAAGTCCTGTTATAGACGGATTGTTGGTATGATGCATGATGACCACCCTTGGTCGAGGTTGTGGAACTTAGATGTGCCGccaaaagtaaaattattttgCTGGCAATTGGCCTCCTCTTATTTGCCTACCAGAGATGCATTAGCTTTTAAACACATACATTGTTCACTTATTTGCCATATGTGCAGGAGAGAAGATGAAAGTGCTTCTCACATTTTTGCTAGATGTGCTGAGGTTCTTAAAATTTGGAATGCTATTGGGCTACCAGGTACTAGTACAAACCATGGTaataatgttattgagtggtttTTTGGGTATCTCAATGTCTTGACTGGTGAACTACTTGCTAAATTTGTCATGGCCTGTTGGGCTATATGGTGTAGCAGGAATGATAGTGTATGGAAGGGGGTACCTTATGACATGCATGCGTTGTTGAGGAGGGCACTTACGTTTTGGTCGAATTGGCAGCAAGCAAACTCTCAGGTTTCCACTAACATGAGAGTTGTTGGTAATGATGTTTGGGTTCGGCCAGCACGAGGGACAATTGATACAACAAATAATGCTATGGGTTTGGGATGGATTCTACGTGATGATGAAGGCAATTTTTTGGCTGCAAAAAATGTTAGGATCACTGGTTCCAACACAATTAGAGAGGCTGAAGCGATTTGTTTGAGAGAGGCTTTAAGTTGGTTAAAGGATACTGGTATGGGTGCTGCAGATGTGGAGATGGATTCCCAGTTAGTT from Ipomoea triloba cultivar NCNSP0323 chromosome 6, ASM357664v1 includes:
- the LOC116023546 gene encoding uncharacterized protein LOC116023546; this encodes MASDDSAAISHMCANLTLADVDAEDVSVHLPNVQINTCEGEPAYYAVGRLVTNRSVKFLFFQDTMASVWQPAMGVTMRQLQPQRFLIRFYHETDLNRALADGPWTYEQNLLIMQKLCPEDDPETMPLNFAEFWIQIHSLPIGLRSAVVVSAIGGFLGSLVQTDEKNFDGSMRMYYRVRVSIDITKPLKKQMKLKKDNGTWVFVDFKYERLPTFCFICGVIGHGDRVCPKIAQGFDVKSEKPYGVWWLRAGSRRGVPTAGQKWVAPELDSARKDWRAPGMDDIEKPVANTSSRPNMDVNVSRELSVANMVSSDDLPDVVVADFKRKRGDVASTSETLNETAMECDMIGSKNGQKAGLASQARQEL